From the Armatimonadota bacterium genome, the window CATGTGCATCAGCAGGCAGGATAAATCGGATAAGCATAGCCAAATAATCAGAGTGGAAAGGAGGTCATGCGACATGAGACGTTTGGGGCTATGTCTTGTTCTTCTCAGTGCGTTGAGCGCCGCTGCTCTCGCCCAACCCAAAGTGGAGGGCACGTGGCGGCTGCGCGTGGAGGACTGGCAGTGGTTCGATGTGCCGGGTTTTGACACCGATTACACCTATGCCCACTCGCTACTGCGCCTGGCGTTGACGGGCGAAACCGGGAATGCCCGCTGGACGGCGGAACTGGCGCAGGCAGGGCTGTTCGACGTGCCCGATGCGGTGGCTCCTGCTCCTGCTGGGCAGCTGGGCTTTGGTGGTACGCTGAAGGCGGTGAACGGCGACAACAAGGCGAGCCTGTTCGTCAAGCAGCTGAACGTGGAGTGGACGCAGGATTGGGGCAAGCTGAAGGTCGGACGGATGGAGTTTGCCGATGGACGCGAAGCGTCGGTAAAGGACACCGGTCTCGGCTGGCTACACGCTAACCGCATCAGCAACCGAATGATAGGTCCATTTGGCTTCTCGCCGATTACGCGCTCGTTCGACGGCGCGTTGCTGCAGCTGGGTGACAACAGCGCGCGATGGGTGCTTTTTGCCGCCTATCCCACACAGGGGGCGTTTGACCTCAACGGCAACCCTGCACTAACCAACGTTAACCAAGTCTACGCGGCTTACGCACGCGCTCTGGAAAAGGAAATCACCAGCTACGATTGGCGACTGTTCTGGGGCTGGTATCGCGACAACCGCAACGTGCTGAAGGTGGACAACCGCCCGCTTGTGGCACGACAGGCAGACCGCGAAGACATCCGCGTCTGGACGCTGGGCGGGCATTGGGCGCAGGTGTGGCGCAGTGCAGCTGGGCGCACAGATGTGCTGCTCTGGGGCGCACTGCAGGGCGGTGAGTGGGGGCAACTGCGACAGTCGGCGTACGCGCTGGCGGTGGAGGCAGGGTTCCAGTTCCCTACCCTGTGGAAGCCCTGGGTGCGCGCGGGATATTACATCGGCTCCGGCGATAAGGACAGTACGGATGATACGCATGGCACGTTTGTCGCTGGCATGAACACGCCGCGCCTGTATGCGATGACCCCCTTCTACAACACGATGAACCTCGATGATGCCTTCGTGCAGGTGATGCTTACGCCACATCCGCGCTGGTCGGCACGGGTGGACTACCATCGTCTGCGGCTGAATCGCCCGGAGGACCTGTGGTATGCAGGCGGAGGTCCGTTCGACAACACCAGCTACGGGGTTGCTGGGCGTCCCTCCGGCGGCAACCGCGACCTGGCGCACCTGTTCGATATCTCCCTGAGTTACCGCGCCAGCGATAACCTGCAGATTTCGCTGTACAAAAGCTGGGTGCAAGGCGGTAGTGTCGTCCGCTCGGTGTACCCGGCAGGCGAGGACGGCGGATTGTTCTTCATCGAGGCGAACTACCGGTTCTAGCGAAAGAGTTACAGCTCGGCTTTGAGCCGAGCTGTAACTTTCTCAAAGGTGGAGTACCTTACCCGGCTATAGCTCTTGTCGTTTTGACGCGAAGAATCTCGGGGTGCCTTACTCCGTTCAGCATGACACGCCGCTCCTATGCGATGCGCTGTAATACCTGCTTCAGATATCGGGCGAACCGAGGCACCGCTTGCTCAGCGGGCTCGGTGTACTCGTACTCGATGGACACGTACCCCCCGGTAGCCCGCCTTCTGCAGGATACGCAGGGCGCGCTCGTAATCTACCTCCACATGTTTGCCGTTGTTGCCCCGATAGTGCGTCTTGGCGTGCGTCGTCACCACGTAAGGCGCGAGCTGTTCAAATTGTGTGTAGATATCACCGGTGAAATTGCCCAGGTCCAGATTCAATCCGAACCAGGGGGTCTGCACCGCTTTAGTGATGCGCAGTACCTGCTCGGCGGTAGCGGTGATGCCGTGATGGTTCTCCAGTGCCACCACCACCCCTCGCTGTGCTCCGTAGTCTATTACCTCCCGCAGGCATTCCACCACCCAGCCGAAAGCTTCCTCTTCGGTGTGTCCTTCAGGCACAGGTCCGGCGAAGACGCGGATGCACGGTGCGCCCAGGATAACCGCGTTGTCTATCCACTGTTTGGTCATCTCCACATGCTCACGTCGCTTGGCGGGATCTGCCTGTGCGAAGTTATTGCCTACTGCCGTACCGGAGATATGCATTCCGTACTGGAAGCAGGTGCGCTTGACCTCGTTCAGTGTGGCGCGTTCGGTATTTGGGAAGTAGTAAGCGGTGAGTTCCACGCCGTCCAGTCCCATCTCGGCACAGGTGCGGATAAAGTCCTGCAGGCTCATTTTGCGGCTGGTCAGCAGTTCCCTGTACGAATAAGCGCAACAAGCAAGGCGCATGGTGTTCCTCCCCTCGCTACAGATTATGCACTTCCTCGATTCGCGAGAGCACTTCCCGTTCCTGCAGAGGTTTCAGGTATCATAATCATGGAGCGTGAGAGCCATGCATCGCCGAACGAGCGTTTCAGAGCGTTACCTGATTCCGTCGGCGACCTTTGAGCCTGCTTATCTTGCCCTGTATCGCACGGGTGAGTTGCAGCGGCGGGCGCAAGAGGCGGTAGCGTCGCTCAAGGAGTGCCGTGTTTGCCCGCGCAACTGCGAGGCGAACCGTTTGGAAAACGTGGAGGGCATCTGCCGCACGGGTAGGTACGCGCGTGTCTCCAGCTATTTTCCCCACCACGGCGAGGAGGACTGCCTGCGCGGGTGGAACGGCAGCGGCACCATTTTCTTTTCATGGTGTAATCTGCGCTGTGTCTTCTGTCAGAACTACGACATCAGCCACCGCGGGGAAGGGGTAGAGGTGCACCCGGAGCGTCTGGCGCGTATGATGCTGCATCTGCAGTCGTTGGGGTGCCACAATATCAACTTCGTCACGCCCGAGCACGTGGTGCCGCAGGTGCTGGAGGCTCTGGTGCTTGCGGTGGAGGGTGGTTTGCGCCTGCCCATCGTGTACAACACCTCCGCTTACGATTCAATGGAGAGCCTGCGTCTGCTGGATGGCGTTGTGGATATTTACATGCCGGACTTCAAGATCTGGGACCCTGAAATGGCGCACCGCTACCTGAAGGCACGTGATTATCCGGAGGTCGCTCGTCGTGTGATTAAAGAGATGCACCGGCAGGTAGGCATGCTGAAGTTCGACGAACACGGTCTGGCGAAGCGAGGGGTGCTCGTGCGTCATCTGGTGATGCCGGGGGAGGTAGCGGGTACCGAGCGTATTCTGCGCTTCCTCGCCGAAGAGGTAGCCCCCGACACCTACGTGAACGTCATGGCGCAGTACTACCCTGCAGGGGTGGTCTCTTCCGACCGATATCCCGAGATTAACCGTCGCATCACCTCACAGGAGTACTGGCGAGCGGTTCGTCTAGCGGAGGAGTTGGGCTTGCGACTGGATGAGCGGCTTTAGGAGACAAGAGGCAAAACCTCGCGCAGCCGCACCGCCAGCTGTTGCGCTACCTCCTGTGGAGAACCGCTCAGCATGATTCGCTTGCGCTCGCGGGATGGCGCTTGTTCCAGCCCAACTACCTGAGTGGGTGAACCAGCCAGACCGATAAACTCCGGCTCCACGTCCATATCGGCGGCAGACCACACGGTGACCCGTTCAGTGGCAAATGCCCAGGGCTTGAGGCGGTAATCCCAGAAACGTGGTTCATTACAGCCTGTCTTCACCGAGATGACCGCAGGAAGGGGCGTTTCAAGCACTTCGTAGCCACCCGGGCGTTCTCGCCTGCCGCGTACCACCCCGCGCAACATGTCAACCTCTAAATGGTTCACTAGAGTAATCTGCTGATAGCCCAGCCACTCCGCTATCCCCGGCGGGACCTGTCCGGTAGCGCCATCGGAAGACTCCTCACCGCAGAGAACGAGATCCACAGGTTCCAGCCTGCGGATGGCTCTGGATAAGGTGTAGGTGGTCGCCAGCGTGTCCGCTCCGCCGAAGAGACGGTCGCTGAGCAGGTACACATGGTCCGCGCCCATTGCAAGGCATATCCGCAGGTACGGCTCGAAGAAGGGCGGTCCCATCGAGAGGATAGAGACCCTTCCGCCAAAGCGGTCTTTAATTTGCAAAGCGAACTCCACCGCGTTCATGTCCGGCGGATTGATTTCGCTGCGCGCGCCGGCGCGGTCCAGCCTCCGCGTTTGCGGGTCTACCCGTACCTCTTCAGGTTTGGGCACCACTTTGACGCACACTACCAGATGTGGTTCACCCGTTGCAGGCATCATAAGCCACCCCCCGGCACTCGTTGCTGACCACTTGTCACAAGTACCCCGCCTGCTGCCCAGCGTTTCGATCAGCGCAGGGACAATCTGCAGGGCATCGCCCACCACGCCGTAATCGGCGGTTTCGAAAATGGGGGCTTCGGGGTCGGTGTTGATAGCGATGATGGTATCGGCGTGCTGAATGCCCACCGTAAACTGAAACGCCCCGCTGACGCCGCATACAATAGCAACCTTGGGACGACATACCACACCGGTCTGCCCGACCTGACGCTCGCGTTCAATCAACCCGCTATCCACAGGCGGGCGCGTCGCACCCACCTCACCACCCAGCAGATCCGCCAGCTGTCGCAGCAGGTCAAATCGTCCCTGTATGCCCCGTCCGCCGATGACCACTACCGGCGATTGGGTAATGTCCGCTCTCCTGCCAACCGCCTGCTCGACAACGCGGGTATGTATCTGCGTAGCGTCGATGGTCACGGAAACTTCTCGTATTACGCCGTTGCGGGCGGAGTCCGGCGATTTAAGAGAGAACACCCCCGGGCGCACAGTAGCCATCTGTGGACGATGCTGAGGGGTCTCAATCAGCGCCAACACCCCGCCGCCGAAGCCGGTAACCTCACCAACCAGTACTCCTCCTTCTCGCATTCGCAGGTCCGTGCAGTCGGCGGTCAAACCGGTGCGCAATTTCACCGCCAGTCGCCCGGCAAGGTCTCGTCCGTTTACGGTGGCGCCGCACAGAAAGACGCCCGGCTTTCCCTCCATGACGGCTTGAAAAGCGGCCGAGGTATACGCTTCTACCGTGAAGGTCTGCAGGAGAGGATGCTCAGCGAGCCATACTTCGTCGGCTCCGTATGTAAACGCCTGTTCTGCCAGCGAGCGCACCCCCTCACCGAACAGCAAGCCTGCCAGCTTCCAGCCTACCTCGTCCGCCAGGTCTCGTCCCTTTGACAACAATTCCAACGAGACGCGCTGTAAAGTGCCTCCCTCCTGCTCCAGAAACACCCAGATAGCATCCTGCGCTTCAGAAACACCGTAGAGCGATGTTGCCATAGGCTTCTCCCTCCGGGCATAGCTATCGTCATTCCACCGCCATCGCTGCCAGCTCCGCCACGTCCATCACGCGCAGGTCGCCATTGCCGACCGTCTTCACACTCTCCTCGAAGCAGGCGATGCAGAAGGGGCAGGCGGTGACAAGCACCTGTGCTCCTGTCGCCAGCGCATCCTTTACGCGCAGGTCGGCGAAGCGTTCGCCCACCGAGGTCTCCATCCACATTCGCCCACCACCACCGCCGCAGCACAGCGCGTCCTGTCGCGAGCGTGCCATTTCCACCCGCTGCAGACCGGGTATTGCATCCAGTATACGACGCGGAGCCTCGTACTCTCCGTTGCGCCTGCCCAGGAAGCACGGGTCATGGAAAGCAACCCGTAACGGCACTTCCTGCGAAAAGCGCAAACGTCCCTCACTAAGGCAACGGTCAATAAACTGGGTATAGTGCTCGGCTTCGAAGCGCACCTGGTAGCGAGGCGCATAGTTGCGGAAGGTGCCGTAACAGTGCGGTGAGGTGGTAACGAGCCGGTTCACCCCGTTTTGAGCGAAAACCTGAGCGGCATTCTGCACTATCTCTTCAAAGTAAGGAGCATAGCCGAGGCTTTTTGCCGCATCGCCACAGCAAGGCTCTTCCTCACCCAACGTGCCAAAACGCACCCCGGCAGCACGGAACAGCTTCACCAGCGCACGCGCCACCTTCTGAGCGCGACGGTCGTATGCCGTCGTGCAGCCCACGTAATACAGAATCTCGTGCGCATTGGGGTCAAAGCGTGGCACATCCAGCCCCTTTGCCCACTGGCTACGGTAGGAGGGCGGCTGCGACCAGGGATTGTTGTTCCAGTAAATAGACCACAGCACGGAGGGCAGTCCTTTCGGAACGCGACGCTCTTCCCACGCCATGCCACGCAGATTCTGGAAGACCGCCGCAACCGGAACGCCTCGCGGGCAAAGCGTCTCGCACTGTGCGCACGCCGTACACAGCCAGATATCTTCGTGGTCGTCCGGCACGCCCAGCTGTGCGCGGCGCAGGAGCGAGCGCACGGGAAGCGACTTTCCTTCTCGAACCTGTCCCCAAGGGCATGACGCCGTACACACCCCACACTGGTAGCACAACGCGATGGCTCCGCGCGTGCGCTCAAACAGGGTGTTCCAACGAGCGTCATCTACGGTAAGCTCCTCAACCGGCATCATCGCTATTCACCTCCCGAGTGGACAGGCTCAGGCTGCGGTGTTGCCGCCTCGCCGCTGCGAACCTTCCGGGCATAGCGCTGAACTATCTCGTCCATCTCTTTCAGCTTCTCGGCGAACTCCTTGCCCTCAGCGGCGGAAATCCATTGTAACTGCAGGCGTTCCGGCTCCAACCCTAACCGTGTGAGCCGGCGGTGCCAGAACTGGAACCGCTTGAGGGTTTGCCGATTCGCGTAGTTATAGTGACAGTCGGACCCCGTTTCGGTGAGACGGCACCCGGTAACCAACACTGCCCCTGCACCTTTCTCAAAGGCGTGTTCGATAAAGCTCCTCTCAAACCTCCCCGAACACATGGTACGGATGACGCGGGACGAGGGTGGATACTGGCGCTTCTCGATACCCGCTAGGTCGGCGCCAGCGTAAGAACACCAGTTGCAGGTAAAAACGATGCACTTTTCCTCGGGGTTTTGCACCAGCGCCGCGTCGATCTGAGCCAGTATCTGCTCTTTGGTGAAAAAGGGCATCGTGATGGCGTCGTTCGAGCATTCGGCAGCGCAGGTACCACAACCCATACAGGCGGCTTCAAGGATGCGCACCTTGCCTTCCCGCACGGGACCGGTTGGCTCGATGGCGTTGAAAGGACAAACCTTCACACAGCCCATACAGCCGATGCACTTGTCGGGGTCTACCTGCGCTGTCAAAGGCTCCTTCTCGATAACGCCTTGCGCCAATAGAGCGCCCGCCTTGGCTGCCGCCGCCATACCCTGCGCCACCGCTTCCCGCACGTCCTTGGCACCCTGCACCGTTCCCGCCAGGAAAACACCCTGCACGGCGGTCTCTACAGGGCCCAATTTCGGGTGAAGCTCCATCAGGAAGCCGTCCGCACTGCGCGATAGCTGCAGCTGCTCCGCGATGTGGTTCTGGGCAGGCTGCAAACCAACTACCAGCACCACCAGGTCGGTCGGAATATGCACCTGCGCATTGAGCAGTGTGTCGGTGAATCTGACCATCCCGTCTTGAAGCGTGATCGCCTCGCGAGGCGGACGATCGCTATCGTAGCGGAAGAACTGCACACCCGCGCGCATCGCTTGCTCATACAGTTCCTCCGCCTGACGGCTGTAGGTGCGGATGTCTTTGGAAACAACCCTTACCTTCTTGCCCATCTGACGCAAGCGCAGTGCCTGTCCCATCATGGAGCTGCAACAGTAGCGCGAGCAGCCGATATCTCCTTCTCGCGACCCTACGCAGGAAATCAGCGTGATGCGCTCGGCTTCCACGGCGTTCCTCTGCAGAAGATCCTCCAGCTGTAGGTTGGTGATGACTCGCGGGTTGCTTCCGTACTCGAACTCAACCGGCGAGTACGGGACGGCTCCCGTTGCAATAACCACTGCACCCACCTGAAGTTCCTGCCCGTCAGACAGGCGAGCGACGAAGTTGCCCACCACGCCGCCGATGGTCTCTACGGTAGTGGACAGGTGCACATGCACCCCACTGCGCTCCATCTCCTTCTTTCGGGCTTCTATCACCTCTGCCGCCTTCATCCCCGATGGTGACAGTTCGTCCAGCTGGGTCAATAGGCCGCCCAGGTACGGGTTCTTTTCCACCAGGTGTGTTTCGAACCCCTGGCGAGCGAGCGCCGCCGCCGCGGTCATTCCGGCAACGCCTCCGCCGACTACCAGTGCCTTCTGCACAATGGGCAGATGCGACGGGGATGCGGGCAGCAGGCGCCTCGCCTTTTCTACCGCCATCCACACCATGTCCATTGCCTTGATGGTGGCTGCTTCCTTGTAGTCTTTGTGCACCCAGGAGTTCAGATTACGGATGTTCGCCATTTCCAGCAGATACTGATTTAGCCCTGCTCTCTGTAACACGCCGCGGAAGATAGATTCGTGCGTGCGTGGCGAGCAAGCCGCCACCACCACACGGTTGATGCGCTCGCGGCGAATGGTCTCTTCAATCTCCGCCTGAGTGTTACCGGCGCACGAGAACATCTGGTGCCCTGCGTACACCACATCCGGCAGGGTCTTCGCAAACTCCACCACTCGCTCCACATCCACCACGCCGGCGATGTTGGTTCCGCAGTGGCAAACGAACACCCCGACTCTCGGAGGGAACACGTCCGATGCTGCACCGGAAACGGTCTCTTTAGCGTAAGCCGGCTGTGTCCAGTAGCGGCGAGTGAGATGAGTCAGTGCCATTGCGGCGGCAGCTCCCGCTTCGGTCACGCTATCCGGTATGTCTTTGGGCGCACCGGCACACCCCGCCACGTACACTCCGGGGCGGCTTGTCAGCACCGCTCCTCCCTGCGCCTCTGCCACCTTGATGAAGCCGTCCTCGTCGCACTCTACGCCCAGCCGCTTCGCCAACTCCGACAGACCGTCCGGCGGCGAAACCGCCGTTGCCAGCACCACCATATCGTACGGCTCGGTGACGCGGACAGCCCCGTCGGTGCGCTCGTAGGTTACCAGCAGGCGTCCGTCGTCGGCAGGCTCAATGCGAGCAGGGCGTCCCCGTATGAATCGGGCACCGGCATCCCGGGTGCGCGTCCAGAAGTCATCGAATCCCTTGCCGTAGGCGCGGATGTCCATGTACAGCACGGTGACGCCGGGCACGCCATGGTCCATAGCCTGATAAGCGTGCTTGATGGAGTACATACAGCAGAAGCGCGAACAATGCCGGAAGAATCGCCTGTCGCGCGAACCGACGCAAAGCACAAACAGGAGATCGTGGGGATGCTTCCCATCGGATGGACGAACGATCTCGCCTCCTGTTGGTCCGGCAGAGGTGAGCAAGCGTTCAAACTCTATGGATGTCAAAATGTCGGGGTGCGTCCCATAGCCATACTCGTGCAACAGCCTGGGGTCTATCAGGTCGTAACCGGTCGCGATAATCACTGCACCAACCTCACGCACCAGGCGGCGCTCGCTCGGCATGAGCAGGTCAATCGCTTTGGGGCCACATGCCTGCACACATCGGTTACAGGGAATATAATTCGGTGGGTCATTCAGGCAGTGTTCGATATCGATCACGTAAGCACCCGGCACCGATTGGGGAATAGGGGTGTAAATGGCTTTGCGAGCAGCCATTCCCGCGTCGAATTCGTTGGGAAGCACTACCGGACACACGTTCGCGCATTCCCCGCAGCGGGTACACCCATCGGTCACGTAGCGCGCTCGCTGCAGAATGGTGGCACGGAAGTTGCCCGCTTCCCCTTCGAGTTGCTCCACTTCCGACAGAGCCAGTATCTCGATGTTCGGGTGAAGCCCCACCTCCGACATCTTGGGCGCCTCGATGCAGATGGAGCAGTCCAGCGTGGGGAAGTTTTTATCGAGAATCGCCATTTTGCCGCCGATGGTGGCTTCGCGCTCCACCAACACCACCCTTGCGCCGGCGTTTGCCAGATCCAGCGCAGCCTGAATGCCGGCAATGCCTCCACCGATTATCATTACCGTGTCGCTCATAGCACACGCTCCCCTACCAAGGCGTATTCATAGCCTCGCTCAAAGGCGTTCAGGTTTAACGGGACAACGCGCGCGGGAAGAGTGTTTTCTATTGCTTTCTGCACGGACTCGCGGCGCAACCAGCCGGTTACTGCCGTGAAGTAGCCCAGAGTGACGATGTTTGCCACGATTCGCCGACCGAGCTCCTCTGCCAGGCGCGTAGCGGGCACGCGAAACGGTCGGTCACTCTCCAGAGGGGTAACCAGGTCCTCCTCAATAATGAGCAGAGCGTCAGGGCGTGCAGTAGGACGGAAGCGGGTATATGCCTCTTGCGAAAGGGTGATGAGCACATCGGGCTCCAACACAAAGGGGTAGTCAATCGGCTCATCGGAAATCACCACGTTCGAGCTGGATGCTCCGCCTCGCGCCTCCGGTCCATAGGACTGGGTCATCACCGCCTCCAGCCCCTCGTACAGGGCAAAGGCTTTACCCAGGATATAGCCTGCCAGCACCACACCCTGTCCTCCAAATCCGGCGATGCGTATCTCTCGGCGCACCTTGGCTCACCCCCCGGTTTACGATAGTTTATCTTCCAAACGGACGGGACGGAAAACCGGATGCTCTCCGTCCACAAACCGCCCGACAACTATCGGTCGTTCCTCGCGAAGGTCTACCTGCAAAGCTTCCCATGGTGTCTCCTCAGGAATCCGCCCCGCCAGCACGCACCGGCGGCGATACAACCACATCTCCTCAACGCCTTCGTCGATGTTGTTGGACCTGCCGAACCCCACAGGGCATGGAGCCAGCACCTCGATAAAAGCGAAACCGGGTTTACGGAAAGCGTAAAGGATGTCCTCCTTAACCTGGCGGGCGTGAATGGCTGTCCACCGAGAGACAAAGTTCGCCCCCGCAGCCGCCAGCAGGTAGGGCAGATTAAAGGGCTGTTCAGGGTTACCGTAGGGCGTGGTGGTGGTTCTGGCTCCTACCGGCGTGGTGGGACCGACCTGTCCGCCGGTCATACCGTAGTTGAAATTGTTGATGCAGATGACTTTAATATCCACGTTGCGACGCGCAGCGTGAATCAGGTGGTTGCCCCCGATCGCCGCCAGGTCCCCATCCCCACTGAACACGGTGACCGTCAGCTCCGGTTTGACCAGCTTCAGCCCGGTAGCGAAGGGGATAGGGCGTCCATGCGTGGTGTGGTACGAGTCCAGGTTCATGTAGCCCGGTGTGCGCGCGGCACATCCGATGCCCGATACGATGATATGCCGCTCCACAGGGATACCGGATTCCAGAATCGCCTGTGCGTAGCAGCGCATCACGATGCCGATACCGCACCCCGGACACCAGATGTGCGGCATCCGGTCGGTGCGAATCAGTTCATCCAGCGGATGCTTTTCGGCGACCAATGTATGCGCCACGAGTTGCCACCTCCTCAATCGCATCGAGGATGGGCGCCGGTGGAATCATCGCGCCACCGGCATGGTTCACGCCGATTACCGGCTGGGCGACATAACGCTCCACCTCACAAATCATCTGCCCGAGGTTCATCTCCGCCACGATGAACGCCTCCGTCTGTGGAGCCAGCTCCCGAAGCGGTTTCTCGGGGAACGGCCAGAGCGAAATCAGGCGCAGCAATCCTGCGGGGATACCCGCAGCGCGTGCTTGCGCTACCGCCCGGCGTGCGGAACGGGCGGTGCATCCGTAGGAGATAACCACAATCCGCGCGTCTTCCAGAGAGTACCCCTCGTAGCGTATCATGGTGTCCGCGTTACGGCGTACCTTCTCCACCAGTCGAGTGACCAGGCGATGGTGCGTCTCCGCCGACATATCCGGGTAACCCCGCTCGTCGTGGGTCAAACCGGTGAAATGCACCCGATAGCCCTCTCCGGCATGGGCAAGCGGGGGCACCAGGTCGTTGTCCTCTGCAAGGAAGGGGCGGAAGCCGTTTTCGGGAGGCACTGTCGGACGTTTGCGTTCCCAGCGAGGGATTTGTTCCTCTGGGGGAATCACCACCCGCTCCACCATATGTCCGACCACCTCGTCTGACATGACCATGACCGGAATGCGAAACCGGTCCGCCACGTTGAAGGCAAGCACCGTCAGGTCGAACATCTCCTGAGGCGACCAGGGAGCATAGGCGGCGATTCCGTAGTCGCCATGAGACCCCCAGCGCGCCTGCATCACGTCCGCCTGCCCGGGCAGCGTGGGTAGACCGGTGGAGGGAGAACCGCGTTGTACGTCAACGATAACAATGGGAATCTCCATCATCACCGCCAGCCCGATGTTCTCCATCATGAGGCTGAAGCCCGGTCCAGAGGTGGCGGACATCGACCGCACGCCGGCGGCGGATGCACCGACAATAGCCAGGATGCTGGCGATTTCGTCCTCCATCTGGATGAAAACACCGTCTACTTCTGGCAGCCGCTGTGCCATCCTCTCGGCAATCTCGGTAGAGGGCGTAATGGGGTATCCTGCGAAGAAGCGACATCCCGCTGCAATGGCTCCCTCCGTACAGGCGTGGTCACCGTGCATGAAGTGTTCACCGGTGAGAACAGCGCGACTTTTCATAGAGAGTCCACCTCCACCGAGAAGATGGCAAATTCGGGGCATATTAACATGCAGAACTGGCAGTTCACACAGGCTTCTTCTTTGCCTGGAGCCACTTCCGGGTAATGGTAGCCTTTGCTGTTGCGCGCAGTGGAGACCCGCAGCACCTCGCGGGGGCAGAAATCAACACACATCCTGCAGCCTTTACAGCGATCAGGAATCAGATACACCTGGCCGCGGGGAACGCGCACCCTGTGTACATCCACGGGTTGCCGTGCGTAGACCTTCATATGCCCCTCCATTGGAGCATCATGCCCGCCTGTGGGCATAGTGATAATCTACCGTTGCAACGTTGCAAACGCAGTCTGTCCGTTCGCCTGTGGTAATCTTCTGTTGCTTTGTTGCACAGATATAAACAGATATAATGGGAGATTACCTACTTCCTCGCAATGATACCGAATAGTGCATATCATGTCATTGCGAAGCACGAAGTGCCGAAGCACTCCCCTCCAATAAGATGTTTGCAACAAAGCCGTCTTTCATTTTATCTCACGGAACCCAGACAGTTACTATGTCTATTAAGTTTATTGACTTGAATATGTATAGCGATTGTATCTTATTACTTTCTACTATTATTATACCACGCTTTAAATTCACGTCAATAGTACATCGCCGAATTCTTCATATTTTTGTTACTGCGCGGGAGTGTTAAGATAAAGCGGGCATGTGGCTGCAGCTTGCAAATTGCGCTCCCTTCACGGCTCGCAACGGCACCGCAGGGTAATTGGGGGTGAACAGCAAAATGGGTATCTGTAAAGAGAGCTTTTGTTTTGGAGGAGGCGATGGAGCCAGCTGTTCACGTCAGCACGATAGACTACATCATCATTGTCGCCTATCTGATATTTGCCCTGGTAATAGGTGCGCTGTTGGGTCGGCGTGCGTCCAGAAGTCTGGCGGAGTATTTTGCGGCGGGGCGCACCCTTCCCTGGTGGCTGGCAGGCACAAGCATGGTTGCCACTA encodes:
- a CDS encoding radical SAM protein, giving the protein MHRRTSVSERYLIPSATFEPAYLALYRTGELQRRAQEAVASLKECRVCPRNCEANRLENVEGICRTGRYARVSSYFPHHGEEDCLRGWNGSGTIFFSWCNLRCVFCQNYDISHRGEGVEVHPERLARMMLHLQSLGCHNINFVTPEHVVPQVLEALVLAVEGGLRLPIVYNTSAYDSMESLRLLDGVVDIYMPDFKIWDPEMAHRYLKARDYPEVARRVIKEMHRQVGMLKFDEHGLAKRGVLVRHLVMPGEVAGTERILRFLAEEVAPDTYVNVMAQYYPAGVVSSDRYPEINRRITSQEYWRAVRLAEELGLRLDERL
- a CDS encoding 2-oxoglutarate ferredoxin oxidoreductase subunit gamma, which codes for MVLAGYILGKAFALYEGLEAVMTQSYGPEARGGASSSNVVISDEPIDYPFVLEPDVLITLSQEAYTRFRPTARPDALLIIEEDLVTPLESDRPFRVPATRLAEELGRRIVANIVTLGYFTAVTGWLRRESVQKAIENTLPARVVPLNLNAFERGYEYALVGERVL
- a CDS encoding 2-oxoglutarate synthase, giving the protein MAHTLVAEKHPLDELIRTDRMPHIWCPGCGIGIVMRCYAQAILESGIPVERHIIVSGIGCAARTPGYMNLDSYHTTHGRPIPFATGLKLVKPELTVTVFSGDGDLAAIGGNHLIHAARRNVDIKVICINNFNYGMTGGQVGPTTPVGARTTTTPYGNPEQPFNLPYLLAAAGANFVSRWTAIHARQVKEDILYAFRKPGFAFIEVLAPCPVGFGRSNNIDEGVEEMWLYRRRCVLAGRIPEETPWEALQVDLREERPIVVGRFVDGEHPVFRPVRLEDKLS
- a CDS encoding 2-oxoglutarate ferredoxin oxidoreductase subunit alpha, with protein sequence MKSRAVLTGEHFMHGDHACTEGAIAAGCRFFAGYPITPSTEIAERMAQRLPEVDGVFIQMEDEIASILAIVGASAAGVRSMSATSGPGFSLMMENIGLAVMMEIPIVIVDVQRGSPSTGLPTLPGQADVMQARWGSHGDYGIAAYAPWSPQEMFDLTVLAFNVADRFRIPVMVMSDEVVGHMVERVVIPPEEQIPRWERKRPTVPPENGFRPFLAEDNDLVPPLAHAGEGYRVHFTGLTHDERGYPDMSAETHHRLVTRLVEKVRRNADTMIRYEGYSLEDARIVVISYGCTARSARRAVAQARAAGIPAGLLRLISLWPFPEKPLRELAPQTEAFIVAEMNLGQMICEVERYVAQPVIGVNHAGGAMIPPAPILDAIEEVATRGAYIGRRKASAG